A genomic segment from Saprospiraceae bacterium encodes:
- a CDS encoding Gfo/Idh/MocA family oxidoreductase encodes MKNPAEVRWGIIGCGDVCEVKSAPAMQKIPGSKLVAVMRRDAAKAADYAKRHQVPKWYSNAADLINDPEVNAIYIATPPDSHAEYTAMVAAAGKPVYVEKPMARSFDECQAMIASCEAHQVPLFVAYYRRSLPQFLKIKALIEDQAIGEVRLVSLELFQSTDPDIVRGLDNNWRVDPAIAGGGYFYDLASHQLDYLDYLFGPIEKAHGFKANQAGLYQAEDLVTANFVFQNGILGTGAWCFTAGKPAVKEESKIIGSKGQITFHFFKDAKVTLETAAGKEVFDFNLPAHIQQPLIEQIVAQLLEKGTAPSNGVSAARTNWVMDQICR; translated from the coding sequence ATGAAAAACCCTGCTGAAGTCCGATGGGGAATAATTGGGTGTGGCGATGTATGTGAAGTGAAAAGTGCCCCCGCCATGCAAAAAATCCCTGGCTCCAAATTAGTGGCAGTAATGCGTCGGGATGCAGCGAAAGCGGCGGATTATGCCAAAAGACACCAGGTTCCCAAATGGTATAGCAATGCCGCAGACCTTATCAATGATCCGGAGGTTAATGCCATTTATATAGCGACACCACCTGATAGTCATGCTGAATATACCGCCATGGTTGCTGCGGCAGGCAAGCCCGTCTATGTAGAAAAGCCGATGGCCCGCAGCTTTGATGAATGCCAGGCAATGATAGCCAGTTGCGAAGCTCATCAAGTTCCACTCTTTGTTGCTTATTACCGCCGCAGCCTGCCTCAATTCCTCAAAATCAAAGCACTCATTGAGGACCAGGCCATTGGAGAGGTGCGCTTGGTTAGCCTTGAACTTTTTCAGTCCACTGATCCTGATATTGTCCGCGGATTGGACAACAATTGGCGGGTTGATCCTGCCATCGCAGGTGGAGGATATTTTTATGACCTGGCTTCTCATCAACTGGATTACCTCGATTATTTATTCGGACCGATTGAAAAAGCACATGGATTCAAAGCCAATCAGGCTGGACTGTATCAGGCAGAAGACCTGGTGACCGCTAATTTTGTCTTTCAAAATGGCATTTTGGGCACAGGGGCCTGGTGCTTCACAGCGGGAAAACCAGCCGTAAAAGAAGAAAGCAAAATCATCGGCTCCAAGGGGCAAATTACCTTCCACTTCTTCAAAGATGCAAAGGTGACCTTAGAAACAGCTGCAGGAAAAGAAGTTTTCGACTTTAACCTACCGGCGCATATCCAACAACCACTCATAGAACAAATAGTAGCCCAATTGTTAGAAAAAGGGACCGCTCCAAGTAACGGCGTGTCTGCGGCCAGAACAAATTGGGTTATGGATCAAATTTGTCGATAA
- a CDS encoding 6-bladed beta-propeller: MEKKNINRRKFLQQTNMALAGALIIPQPFYIMKSKPVLSEEIIGHGKYQYRVHKNWGNLDPATTPVNNCHEMVMDSKGRLIMVTDETKNNILIYDKSGKLLDSWGHDFPGGHGLTLFKEGGEDMLFICDPNLGKVFKTTIDGKILLTIDHPSTVGAYEEKNNFRPTETAIGPNGDIYVADGYGSQWILQYNSKGEFIRKFGGSGNGDSQFATAHGVCIDDRDKNNITLLCTSRVHNSFKRFSLDGKYLSNIFLPGAYVCRAVIDDGNIYAGVCWSRLKYLERVDRSGFVTILDENNKVVSNPGGTKPKYKKGELQIMVQENPLFMHCHDVCIDEDKNIYVCQWNAEKTYPVKLERV; encoded by the coding sequence ATGGAAAAGAAAAACATCAATCGCCGGAAATTTTTGCAACAAACCAATATGGCCCTAGCTGGTGCACTCATTATCCCTCAACCTTTTTATATCATGAAAAGTAAACCGGTTTTGAGTGAAGAAATTATTGGCCATGGGAAATACCAATATCGCGTCCATAAAAACTGGGGAAATTTGGATCCAGCTACCACTCCTGTGAACAATTGCCACGAAATGGTGATGGATTCGAAAGGCCGCCTGATTATGGTGACGGATGAAACAAAGAACAATATCCTGATATATGATAAATCAGGAAAACTGCTGGATTCTTGGGGACATGACTTCCCGGGTGGGCATGGCTTGACTTTGTTCAAAGAAGGAGGAGAAGATATGCTTTTTATCTGTGATCCTAACTTGGGGAAAGTGTTTAAAACAACAATTGATGGCAAGATTTTACTAACCATTGACCATCCCTCAACCGTCGGAGCTTACGAGGAGAAAAACAACTTTAGGCCTACGGAGACTGCCATTGGACCAAACGGAGACATTTACGTGGCTGATGGGTATGGGTCTCAATGGATATTGCAGTATAATAGCAAGGGGGAATTTATTAGAAAATTTGGCGGAAGTGGAAATGGAGATAGCCAATTTGCAACCGCACATGGGGTGTGTATCGATGACAGAGACAAGAATAACATCACCTTGCTGTGTACTTCGAGAGTCCATAATAGTTTCAAGCGTTTTTCACTTGATGGCAAGTACTTATCTAATATCTTTTTGCCTGGAGCATATGTTTGCAGGGCAGTAATTGATGATGGCAATATCTACGCCGGTGTTTGTTGGTCACGATTGAAATACCTGGAGCGTGTGGATCGCTCAGGGTTCGTTACCATTTTAGATGAAAATAACAAGGTGGTCTCAAACCCTGGTGGCACGAAACCCAAATACAAAAAAGGGGAATTGCAAATCATGGTACAAGAAAATCCTTTATTTATGCACTGCCATGATGTCTGTATTGACGAAGATAAAAACATATATGTTTGCCAGTGGAATGCAGAAAAAACCTATCCTGTTAAGCTGGAGCGAGTGTAA
- a CDS encoding DUF6691 family protein, producing the protein MMRLFRFLIIGILFGIVLSKSEVISWYRIQEMFRFQSFHMFGVIGVAVVAGAVIQGWIKYSQMKGLNGINLNMEDKPKTYWASILGGTLFGLGWALTGACPGPLYILLGHGYVTVLVIIVSALGGTLAYGLLRNRLPH; encoded by the coding sequence ATGATGCGTTTATTTCGTTTCTTGATAATTGGTATTTTATTCGGTATTGTTTTGAGCAAGTCAGAGGTTATTTCGTGGTACAGGATACAGGAAATGTTCCGGTTTCAAAGTTTCCATATGTTTGGTGTGATAGGGGTAGCTGTGGTAGCAGGAGCTGTCATTCAGGGGTGGATAAAGTATAGCCAGATGAAGGGATTGAATGGCATAAACTTGAATATGGAAGACAAGCCCAAAACCTACTGGGCCAGCATATTGGGAGGAACACTGTTTGGCCTGGGTTGGGCACTAACCGGTGCATGCCCAGGACCACTCTATATTTTGCTGGGCCATGGATATGTCACTGTCTTGGTGATTATTGTCAGCGCATTGGGTGGAACCTTGGCTTATGGTTTGCTTCGGAATAGATTGCCGCATTAG
- a CDS encoding caspase family protein: protein MRKFFTPIQVLFYLLLTVPLSAQLDVNLLSLWDYQRPNSIHEKINDIITVSNGRIIAVGETLSPNKKDLNGLVLVLNAADGGEIMRRSFGGAGDDSFNAVVQNHDGTFTLVGYTNTDKKNGKDGWIVQIDLEANLLFEAKPYSKENRDDELKDVTIDQHGMVLAVGSQKDRQFNMLWVVNVEGGEIDDYLINNVDLGFVEEVVASPDGGFVMVGSTHSYNRTQPEDVWVLKIDKQGKDIWGGIKYFGDTGFQEGLGISNTMDGGYVIAGVTTTSGAGQADKWVLKLNKYGKLEWEKTYGKAYDDFATSILALSEGGFAIFGQTKSYMLRASTSMLELLVIDEEGTTLDSQTYPIIGGEGDQIAHALTEAFTGEIIIAGNATSPKSNTSTMHIGAITYKAITRRPTAVRPVADNPDLTNALAISNPVFFDGNKNTFLEVGERGYLAFEVRNQLNATLNNITVNVTLENNSIGIEAWKDVKVGTLRPGQAKKAYIPLIAKNNLAKGTFRLTIHSLVEGKPATTAETSIKTNQPDPPKLMVTNYQFYPESQPRPGEEIVLKITLANTGGLASGPLEIGFVIPSGVIPNDAERLTLPSISPNEEKSLNFSFSYSAAYQENTLPIAFEAKGLAMTPVHKRMELAINNAPIVTNNSTGPIASSDEMLWISPDPIENQSKPINVNERELDIRILALSLKLLDRTNFGTIVNGQLISGQKMDEVTLVGPSKDMGRNRYTFKDNVRLIPGMNTLQVIYKEAGLEFKSLPLTVNYIPKGMPSLYVLSIGVAHDDLKYTVQDAEDIAKEFLTLGNKNGRGFKNVDVRQMTKEAETTTINIRKAFADLKRKNIKDNDLVVIFISSHGKVSKEDKYILIPSDFEPQYEEETSVNFKEDILDPLRSVDGKILVFIDACHSGNAISGGKNFSEEAESKFMNDLINKTSGLEIIASCSDNEFSYEDDHWQNGAFTEAILEAFNDQKVNINGKMVNADIYNELESVRQQGSDGIITIEELRRFIEQRVPQLVNSVKNQRQTPSHKSTELLPKDTPIFMVNRKQ, encoded by the coding sequence ATGCGAAAATTTTTTACTCCTATTCAAGTTCTTTTTTACTTGCTCTTGACGGTGCCCCTATCCGCTCAGCTGGATGTGAACTTACTCAGCCTTTGGGACTACCAACGTCCTAATAGTATTCATGAGAAAATCAATGACATCATTACCGTGTCTAATGGGAGAATTATCGCAGTAGGAGAAACCCTTAGTCCCAATAAAAAAGATTTGAACGGTTTAGTTTTGGTGCTTAATGCCGCAGACGGAGGAGAAATAATGCGGAGATCTTTTGGCGGCGCTGGTGACGATTCCTTTAATGCCGTTGTGCAAAATCATGATGGGACCTTTACTTTAGTGGGTTATACCAATACAGACAAAAAAAATGGAAAAGATGGATGGATCGTTCAGATAGATCTGGAAGCAAACCTTTTATTTGAAGCCAAACCCTACAGCAAAGAAAATCGTGATGATGAACTAAAAGATGTAACGATTGACCAACACGGTATGGTTTTAGCCGTTGGCTCTCAAAAAGACCGACAGTTTAATATGCTTTGGGTGGTAAATGTTGAGGGCGGGGAAATAGACGATTATCTTATTAATAATGTTGACTTAGGTTTTGTGGAGGAAGTAGTTGCCAGTCCCGACGGCGGTTTTGTCATGGTTGGAAGTACACACAGCTATAATCGAACACAACCTGAAGATGTATGGGTGCTCAAGATTGATAAGCAAGGGAAAGACATTTGGGGAGGCATAAAGTATTTTGGCGATACGGGTTTTCAGGAAGGCTTGGGGATTAGCAATACGATGGATGGTGGATATGTCATTGCTGGGGTTACGACCACTTCAGGAGCAGGGCAAGCAGATAAATGGGTCCTGAAATTGAATAAATATGGGAAATTAGAATGGGAAAAAACCTATGGCAAAGCTTATGATGATTTTGCAACATCTATTCTCGCCTTATCTGAAGGCGGTTTTGCTATTTTCGGCCAGACAAAATCCTATATGCTCCGGGCTTCAACCAGCATGCTGGAATTACTGGTCATTGATGAAGAGGGAACCACCTTGGATAGTCAGACCTACCCTATCATAGGCGGAGAGGGAGATCAAATAGCTCATGCCTTGACAGAGGCATTCACTGGCGAAATCATTATTGCAGGGAATGCTACTTCTCCCAAATCTAATACTTCAACCATGCACATCGGAGCCATCACCTATAAGGCCATCACCCGAAGGCCAACAGCAGTCAGGCCGGTAGCGGATAATCCTGATCTCACCAATGCCTTGGCTATATCAAATCCTGTATTTTTTGATGGAAATAAAAATACCTTCTTGGAGGTTGGAGAGCGGGGATACCTTGCATTTGAGGTGCGTAATCAACTCAATGCCACCCTAAATAACATAACAGTTAACGTAACGCTTGAAAACAATTCAATTGGCATAGAGGCCTGGAAAGATGTTAAAGTGGGGACACTTAGACCTGGTCAAGCTAAAAAGGCTTATATTCCTTTAATAGCCAAGAATAACTTGGCTAAGGGAACCTTCCGCTTGACTATTCATAGCCTGGTAGAGGGCAAACCTGCTACTACGGCAGAAACTTCCATAAAAACAAATCAACCTGACCCTCCCAAGTTAATGGTCACCAATTATCAGTTCTACCCTGAATCGCAGCCAAGACCAGGTGAAGAAATAGTCCTGAAAATAACCTTAGCCAATACAGGAGGATTGGCAAGTGGCCCTTTGGAGATAGGTTTTGTTATCCCCTCAGGGGTTATACCTAACGATGCCGAAAGATTGACGCTGCCAAGTATTTCACCAAATGAAGAAAAATCATTAAATTTTTCTTTTAGCTATAGTGCTGCTTATCAAGAAAATACCCTGCCTATTGCTTTTGAAGCCAAGGGTTTAGCCATGACCCCCGTCCATAAAAGGATGGAACTGGCTATCAACAATGCACCTATAGTAACGAATAACTCAACAGGCCCTATAGCCAGCTCGGATGAAATGTTGTGGATATCTCCTGACCCAATTGAAAATCAATCAAAGCCAATTAACGTAAATGAAAGAGAGCTTGATATAAGAATATTGGCCTTATCTCTAAAACTATTAGATCGTACCAACTTTGGCACTATCGTTAATGGACAACTGATCAGTGGACAAAAAATGGATGAGGTTACACTGGTTGGGCCATCAAAAGACATGGGAAGAAATAGGTATACCTTCAAAGATAACGTAAGGCTTATTCCTGGCATGAATACCCTCCAGGTCATCTATAAAGAGGCTGGTTTAGAATTTAAAAGTCTTCCACTTACTGTCAATTATATCCCTAAGGGTATGCCGAGTTTGTATGTACTGAGCATTGGGGTAGCTCATGATGATTTAAAATATACTGTTCAAGATGCAGAAGATATAGCTAAAGAATTTTTGACCCTAGGCAATAAAAATGGAAGAGGCTTTAAAAATGTCGATGTGAGACAGATGACGAAAGAGGCAGAAACGACCACCATAAACATCAGGAAAGCCTTTGCAGATCTAAAACGAAAGAACATTAAAGACAATGACCTGGTCGTCATATTTATTTCTTCCCATGGCAAGGTTAGCAAAGAGGATAAGTATATTTTAATACCTTCTGATTTTGAGCCACAATATGAGGAGGAAACCTCAGTCAATTTTAAAGAGGATATCCTTGACCCTTTACGCTCTGTAGATGGTAAGATATTGGTCTTCATAGACGCTTGCCATAGCGGAAATGCCATTAGCGGTGGCAAAAATTTTAGTGAGGAAGCGGAAAGCAAATTCATGAATGACCTCATCAATAAAACTTCCGGATTAGAAATCATTGCCTCTTGCAGTGATAATGAGTTTTCCTACGAAGATGATCACTGGCAAAATGGCGCCTTCACAGAAGCCATTTTAGAAGCATTTAATGACCAGAAAGTAAACATTAATGGTAAAATGGTCAATGCAGATATCTACAATGAGTTAGAATCCGTACGCCAGCAAGGTAGTGATGGTATCATAACGATTGAAGAGCTTCGGCGCTTTATAGAACAAAGGGTTCCCCAATTGGTAAACTCCGTTAAAAATCAACGGCAAACACCTTCTCATAAATCAACAGAACTTTTACCTAAAGATACGCCTATCTTTATGGTTAATCGTAAGCAATAA
- a CDS encoding Gfo/Idh/MocA family oxidoreductase has protein sequence MKNFVLIGAAGYIAPRHMGAIKDTGNELVAALDPNDSVGIIDSYFPQADFFTEFERFDRHISKLERSGTPIDYVSVCSPNYLHDAHIRFGLRVGANVICEKPLVLNPWNVAALMDIEKETGSQVNTILQLRLHPSLIALKKKVEEGDPHKVYDVDLSYITSRGKWYYTSWKGANDKSGGIATNIGIHFFDMLHWIFGDIKSNVVNLHTHDRASGFLSLERARVRWFLSINYDTIPEAVKRKGATTYRSITVDGEEIEFSGGFTDLHTLSYQAILEGKGFRLEQAAQAIQIAYDIRNTKPIGLVGEYHPLAGLPTTTHPFERQISKEFVPVSDLFS, from the coding sequence ATGAAAAATTTTGTGTTAATAGGTGCGGCTGGTTATATTGCCCCACGTCACATGGGGGCGATAAAAGACACTGGTAATGAGCTTGTTGCGGCTCTTGACCCCAACGACTCTGTAGGGATTATTGATAGCTACTTCCCTCAGGCTGACTTTTTTACGGAATTTGAACGTTTTGATCGTCACATCAGCAAATTGGAGCGTAGTGGGACCCCTATTGATTATGTTTCCGTTTGCTCGCCCAACTATTTGCACGATGCGCATATCCGATTTGGACTGCGGGTGGGCGCAAATGTAATCTGCGAAAAACCATTGGTGCTAAACCCCTGGAATGTGGCAGCGCTTATGGATATAGAAAAAGAAACTGGATCACAAGTGAATACCATTTTACAACTCCGGCTGCATCCGTCACTAATTGCTTTAAAGAAAAAAGTAGAAGAAGGCGATCCCCATAAAGTTTATGACGTTGATCTTAGTTATATCACCTCAAGGGGCAAATGGTATTATACCAGTTGGAAGGGAGCAAATGACAAATCTGGGGGAATAGCCACAAATATTGGCATTCATTTCTTTGATATGTTGCATTGGATTTTTGGTGATATTAAATCCAATGTAGTGAACTTGCATACGCATGACAGGGCATCTGGTTTTCTTTCCCTTGAGCGTGCTAGGGTTCGATGGTTTTTGAGCATCAATTACGACACCATTCCCGAAGCTGTAAAACGCAAAGGGGCCACTACCTATAGATCCATAACGGTTGACGGAGAGGAAATAGAGTTTAGCGGAGGTTTTACGGATTTACACACGCTAAGTTATCAGGCTATCCTGGAAGGGAAGGGTTTTAGGCTAGAACAAGCAGCGCAAGCAATCCAGATAGCTTATGACATTCGAAATACCAAGCCCATCGGGCTGGTAGGAGAATACCATCCTTTGGCAGGGCTGCCGACCACTACTCACCCCTTTGAAAGACAAATCAGCAAGGAGTTTGTTCCGGTATCTGACCTTTTCTCTTAA
- a CDS encoding nucleotide sugar dehydrogenase yields the protein MYKGLIQKEKYLSVIGLGYVGLPLALALAKYFHVIGFDISDDRIKLMQNQIDPSCELEAIDFEGRDIEFTSNPADLKKAHFHIVAVPTPIDDHKVPNLAPLLSASKTVGKVLKKGDYVIFESTVYPGCTEEDCIPILEQESGLTFGKDFKVGYSPERINPGDKEHTVEHILKIVSGSDQEALEEIANVYGQAIKAGVYRASSIKVAEAAKVIENTQRDLNISFMNELSVIFDRMNLDTKEVLEAAGTKWNFLKFSPGLVGGHCIGVDPYYLLHKAKEIGYDPQVIVSGRRINDSMPAFIAKRLVQMLIQRNKNPNQCKVLVMGVTFKENVADIRNSKVIDVVKELMQYAINVHLTDPIASPNEVSNKYNLTLIDSPSKAYDAVLVAVNHKEYKDLSIDYFKSIMGENPVLFDLKGIYDRPQENGLLYWRL from the coding sequence ATGTACAAAGGTCTTATTCAGAAAGAAAAGTATCTATCCGTCATTGGTTTGGGCTATGTAGGCCTGCCATTGGCCTTAGCTTTAGCCAAATACTTTCATGTCATTGGCTTTGATATCAGTGATGATCGCATCAAATTGATGCAAAATCAAATAGATCCCTCTTGCGAGTTGGAAGCAATAGATTTTGAGGGTAGAGACATCGAATTCACCTCGAATCCGGCAGATTTGAAAAAAGCCCATTTTCATATCGTTGCGGTCCCTACGCCAATTGATGACCATAAAGTGCCCAATTTGGCTCCTTTATTGAGTGCATCCAAGACTGTGGGTAAAGTGCTAAAGAAGGGAGATTATGTAATTTTTGAATCAACCGTTTATCCGGGCTGCACGGAAGAGGACTGTATTCCGATTTTGGAACAAGAATCTGGCTTGACCTTTGGTAAAGACTTCAAAGTAGGGTATTCGCCAGAGCGAATCAATCCAGGAGACAAAGAACATACTGTTGAGCATATCTTGAAAATCGTTTCCGGTAGTGACCAGGAGGCTTTAGAGGAAATTGCCAATGTTTATGGTCAGGCGATAAAAGCTGGAGTGTACAGGGCAAGTTCAATTAAAGTGGCTGAGGCTGCCAAGGTGATTGAAAACACCCAGCGAGACCTCAATATCTCCTTTATGAATGAGCTGTCCGTCATTTTTGATCGGATGAATCTAGACACGAAAGAAGTATTAGAGGCAGCTGGTACAAAGTGGAATTTTCTGAAATTCTCACCGGGCTTGGTGGGAGGTCATTGTATAGGCGTAGATCCATACTATTTACTTCACAAAGCCAAAGAAATTGGTTACGATCCGCAGGTGATTGTCAGTGGGCGAAGAATTAATGACAGCATGCCTGCATTTATTGCCAAGCGATTGGTACAAATGCTGATCCAGCGCAATAAAAACCCCAACCAATGTAAAGTACTGGTGATGGGCGTTACTTTTAAAGAAAATGTCGCCGATATCCGCAACTCTAAGGTCATTGATGTCGTAAAAGAACTAATGCAGTACGCTATTAACGTACACCTAACTGACCCCATTGCATCCCCCAATGAAGTAAGCAATAAATATAATTTAACGCTTATTGATTCCCCCTCAAAAGCTTATGATGCAGTTTTAGTTGCTGTTAATCACAAGGAATACAAAGATTTGAGTATTGACTATTTCAAGTCTATTATGGGTGAGAACCCCGTATTATTTGATCTGAAGGGCATTTATGATCGCCCACAAGAAAATGGCTTGTTGTATTGGCGACTTTAA
- a CDS encoding YeeE/YedE thiosulfate transporter family protein, whose translation MNLLEWISQPWHWSVSGLAIALIMFAMVFLGERFGISSSFQTICTIGGAKRWGGYFDFDWRKNDWLLVFVLGTIIGGAIAATIMGSADSVQISTATVSDLQKLGVMTPENTSSSGGFLPDNLFSLDNLMSFQGIIIIIGGGFLVGFGARYAGGCTSGHAISGLSNLQLPSLVAVIGFFIGGLLMTHLFLPFILSL comes from the coding sequence ATGAATTTATTGGAATGGATTAGCCAGCCTTGGCATTGGTCTGTATCAGGGTTGGCCATTGCCTTGATTATGTTTGCCATGGTTTTTCTTGGAGAAAGATTTGGCATTTCTTCTTCTTTTCAAACTATTTGTACCATCGGTGGAGCCAAGCGTTGGGGAGGTTACTTCGATTTTGATTGGAGAAAGAACGACTGGCTTTTAGTTTTTGTATTAGGTACCATCATAGGTGGGGCCATCGCTGCTACCATCATGGGGAGTGCCGATTCCGTACAAATCTCCACTGCAACTGTATCAGATTTACAAAAATTAGGGGTGATGACGCCCGAAAACACTTCTTCGAGTGGAGGCTTTTTGCCTGACAACCTCTTCAGCTTAGATAATTTAATGTCTTTCCAGGGGATCATTATCATTATTGGCGGTGGCTTTTTGGTCGGATTTGGTGCCCGATATGCAGGCGGATGTACTTCCGGCCATGCCATTAGCGGTTTATCCAATTTACAGTTGCCTTCGCTGGTGGCTGTTATTGGTTTTTTCATCGGTGGTTTATTGATGACCCATCTTTTTTTACCATTCATTTTGTCATTATAA
- a CDS encoding CpsB/CapC family capsule biosynthesis tyrosine phosphatase — MDYFIDLKKQKEFLNFRLWESLKKVFSPSQTAPVLIGEQLLTDVHAHWLPGVDDGAQTMEEGLEIVGALMDLGFKKLIATPHIKKNFFENDPKQLTAVFQQFKKEVKKKEWAVELSLAAEYMLDENFKNHLENGLLTLTKDLVLIEMSLFQVFQGIEHTLFEIQLKGYRPVLAHPERYTYYHKKWQQLKRLKEMGCLFQLNIAALAGRYGKEVAEAAQFILNKGWYDLAGTDVHHIGQLREMSRVQFEGSFFNHTFQ; from the coding sequence ATGGATTATTTTATAGATTTAAAAAAGCAAAAAGAATTTCTTAATTTTCGCCTTTGGGAGTCTCTGAAAAAAGTTTTTTCACCTTCGCAGACAGCGCCTGTTTTAATTGGTGAGCAGTTGTTAACTGATGTTCACGCTCATTGGTTGCCAGGGGTCGACGATGGTGCCCAAACCATGGAGGAAGGACTGGAAATAGTAGGCGCTTTAATGGATTTGGGGTTTAAGAAACTGATTGCAACGCCTCATATTAAGAAGAATTTTTTTGAGAACGACCCTAAACAGCTAACAGCCGTATTTCAGCAATTTAAAAAAGAAGTGAAAAAAAAGGAATGGGCTGTTGAATTATCTCTTGCAGCGGAATATATGCTTGATGAAAACTTTAAAAACCATTTAGAAAACGGACTACTTACCCTTACAAAAGATCTTGTACTAATTGAAATGTCTCTTTTTCAAGTTTTTCAAGGGATTGAACACACCCTATTTGAAATTCAGTTAAAAGGCTATCGCCCTGTTTTAGCGCATCCAGAACGTTACACCTATTACCACAAAAAATGGCAACAGTTAAAGCGTTTAAAAGAAATGGGATGCCTGTTTCAGCTAAATATCGCTGCACTTGCTGGTAGGTATGGAAAAGAAGTTGCCGAGGCTGCTCAATTCATCTTAAACAAGGGGTGGTACGACTTAGCGGGTACGGATGTCCACCATATTGGTCAACTAAGGGAAATGTCTAGGGTTCAATTTGAAGGCTCTTTTTTTAACCATACTTTTCAATAA
- a CDS encoding polysaccharide biosynthesis/export family protein yields MKRKYSSLIFSVIVVVLMSSCGSVKYPEMLMFETVQTELSVIDTLPVLVIQPDDILSIKVASRKPENVVAFQLEKESQGATGENALGVLDGYRVDEVGNIYLPFLGEVKAAGKTVSSLRSELVEKLIRFIPDASVQVRFMNFRITLLGEVTRPNAYTIPNERLTILEALGMAGDFTPYAKRNSVLIIRERNEVREFIRLNTQDKALFKSPYFYLQPNDIVYVEPLKAKQYATQGDFISRYSNVFFPVVTLLTFLLGTRL; encoded by the coding sequence ATGAAGAGAAAGTATTCTTCTCTGATTTTTTCAGTCATTGTCGTCGTCCTTATGAGTAGTTGTGGCAGTGTCAAATACCCAGAAATGCTCATGTTTGAGACCGTGCAAACGGAATTGTCTGTTATTGATACCTTACCTGTTCTTGTGATTCAACCAGATGACATTCTCAGTATTAAAGTAGCAAGTAGAAAGCCGGAAAATGTAGTTGCTTTTCAGTTGGAAAAAGAAAGCCAAGGTGCGACCGGTGAAAATGCATTAGGGGTTTTAGACGGCTACAGGGTAGATGAAGTAGGAAATATCTATCTGCCCTTTTTGGGAGAAGTGAAAGCAGCTGGTAAAACCGTATCTAGTCTTCGCAGTGAGCTAGTAGAGAAATTGATTCGATTTATACCCGATGCCTCCGTTCAGGTGCGTTTTATGAATTTTCGAATTACACTGCTAGGGGAAGTCACCAGGCCCAATGCCTACACCATTCCCAATGAGCGATTAACAATTTTGGAAGCATTGGGAATGGCAGGAGATTTTACCCCATATGCCAAACGGAATTCCGTATTAATTATCCGCGAAAGAAATGAAGTAAGAGAGTTTATTCGGCTTAACACCCAAGATAAAGCACTTTTTAAATCGCCCTATTTTTACCTGCAACCCAACGACATTGTTTATGTCGAACCCTTAAAAGCTAAGCAGTATGCTACACAAGGGGACTTTATTTCCAGGTACTCTAATGTTTTCTTTCCAGTTGTGACACTTTTAACCTTTTTATTAGGTACAAGACTTTAA